The Pseudomonas fluorescens genome segment AGCCACCGCTTCACCCGTTACTGCTTGCTCTTCTCGCTGATCCAGCCCGCCGCCCAGCTCAGTGGGTCTTTTGTGCCGATCGGCTTGAGTGGTTTGCCATCCCGCGCTGCCTGCCTGCCCTCCTCCTCGGTTTCACCGTGAATCCATACCGTTGTTTGCCTAAAACCAGCTTCGCGCTGACGTTCTTTGTAGATCCTCTGGCGATCGGCCGCAGATAGCGGGCCTTTCGGCTCCTCTTTCTTCATAAAAACCTCCGTTAGCAGTCACAATGAACCAATAATGGACCATCGTTAGCAGTCACGCAATAGATAGGGTGCAAAAATGTCCTCATTTGCGAACCATTGGATCGAGCGCTACGATGATGGCCTTATGCCTGTTGAAGCCATATGGCACATTGAGCGTGAGAACAACGAAGAATGGGATGATATGAAAACCACTTATACATTCGCGCTGGAAGGGCACAGCCGATTTATCTCGGAAGTAACAACAATCCGCGAAAACTTATTAGAACCTCTGCTTGAAGGTGAAGAGTGGGAATACTCTAGTAAGTCTTTTCAAACCATACCTTCTCTAAGATTGGACCTTAGACCAAAGGCATTCGGTGGACTTGAAGTTGCTGGTACGGTAATATTATTTCTTGGCACCTGCTTTGCAAAAAAAATTTTTGACGAATTCTATGACCGCCTACTAAAGCGCCCGGTCGGCGTGATGGTGGACACAATAATAAAAAACGTAAAGCTACCAGATCATGCATACTTGGAATACCGAGATATAGTTTACTTTGAAGATATCGACACCTCCGTAGTGATCCGTCTATTGCTCAAAACCACAGAAGGCATAGATATCGACTCGCTTCTACTCGAAGGCCACAAAGCAGCCCACCAGTATCTTGAAGCTCATGGCAAGAAAGCACAAATTCATTGCCATAAAATCGTTGATGGAAAACTGGATACCCATCCAGCTTTCTTCACATCCTTGGATCACATCAAGGCAAGCGACAAAGAGCACTTGAAAGCCCAGAGAATATTCTAAGCTAACTGAATATTTAGAAAATACTTACTGCAGCTCACGCTCATCTACATCAGGGAAGAAAATAATGACACCAGGCTACATATATGTTCTTCAAAACGAGCTCTTTGGACCTTACGTCGTAAAAATTGGTCTCACTACATTGGAGCCTGATGCTAGAGCGTTACAGCTTTACAATGGCTCATCAGGAGTACCCACCCCATTTGATGTTCTCACTGCTTATTCTGTCGGTGATTGCAAACAAGCCGAAACACAAATTCACAAGCGGCTTAGAGCTTTTCGAGTAAATGGAAGGCGTGAATTCTTCCGAACAAGCCCATCAGTGGCGGCCTCGCTAGCCTATGAGACGTGTGCGAAGATTAATGACTCGCTTGGCCTAACATCTCCAAAGCCATATGTTATCAAAGTAAGATCACCTAAAAACAAAAAGCATGAAATAGATGCGATTGAACGGCGAATTTCCGTCCCTGAAGACAATCAAGAAACAATTGGCATCGAACTAAAAAAAATCAAAAGCAGTCCTATTGGAACAAGCAGTATATCTCCAGAGCAAGCAGACAGAATAAAAATAATTGCAATGTTACTCTCCAAGATCTTCCCATCCAAGGTAGAGGAATGGCTTGAAGATTTCACTCGAGACCTCGACCCAGAGCGAGAGATATGTATCTGGGAGCAGATAACAAAATCCTACCTTACAATTGATGAGATTGAGATCGCCAGCGACGATCTGAAACAGGAGGCTTTTGCATTATTGCTACACCGCTCCACCTCACCTACGACTGAAGTACTAGCCGAAGCAGAATTAAAACATTTCAATAGAAAGTCGGCTAAGCGATTATTGCAGTCGTACGAGTTAAAACCAAAACCCTTGGTCGTGGTAAAGCGCGCAAACCAAATTGCCTAACAAAAAACTTAATGCAAGCGTAAATCCGTTAAACCGCTTTCGCGCGACATACTATTTGAACCGTGTGCAAAAGCTGTCGACTGAGCACTAGTCGAGCGTCCTATCTCAAATAGGACACTTCTGGGTTTAAAATCCAAAAAGTGAGTGTGATCTAGATCTGAACCACCGTAGGTGTGCTCAAAACTGAGCACATCAGCGATGCCGGGAGAACTTCCGTTATATCGCATCACCACGTGGCCACAATTGGTCAGGCAGATGCGCGCAAAGCTGCTCACATCTGCGTTACAGATCTGAAATTGGGAATTCCCGCTTTGCCTTATCTGCCGGGCTCGCCGACACTTTCGTGAGGCGGTCATAAAAAGCATGGGAGGTTTACTCCAATGGTGGAAACCTCGATGCCCCACCGTTGGTGTAACGCCCAGACGTCCACCACTGGTGGGAGTTACAGGCGCATCTGCTTGGCAATCTGACGCGGACTGACCCTGCTGATACAGACCGATCAAACGGCTGGAGCAGGATTGACGATCTGAGTCTTGCCTCTCTACTGGCCACGCGCCAAGATCGGCAATCTCTCACGGAAGGAAAACCAAATGACGGCATTGTTCGGGAAGCGCTTCAACGAACTTGAGCAACAATGGATTGAGCTCAAAAAAAATACCGTCATGAGGAGAAATGGTTTTACGGACAGGATGGAGCCTTACCTCTCCCCGGACGTGGTTCTCAATTGGGGCGTTAAAGCAAGATCCCTCATAGAGCGCACCTGTGGTGAGAACTCAAGCCATCTCCAGACATTCAACAAAGCAGAAGAGCACAGCTCTTATGACTCCAATGTCGATCGCCTCACTCGTATGAGCGCGGTTTTCCTTGCGGCTAAAGAGGACTATGAAGGCGGTTACCTCAACTCACTCCGGAATCTGGTGCAGGCAGATGTCTTCACGAATGAGCTTGAGCAAGCGGAGGAACTCCTCAAGTCGGGCTACGCAACAGCCGCGGCAGTCATTGCTGGAGTTGTGCTCGAAACCACTTTACGCGACCTGTGTACTAACCATGAGCTAGAGCACGGTAGCCTTAACAAAATGAACGATGATCTGGCAAAGGCCGGCGCATACAACGCCAGTCAGAAAAAGCGGATCACCGCTTTGGCTGCAATCCGCAACAGTGCCGCCCATGGTAAACCGGAGGAGTTCACGGCCGCGGACGTGAGGGGCATGATTGATGACGTGGAGCGCTTCCTCGCGACGACCCTTCAGTGATCAACAACTGAGCTTTGATGCACTCTGCTTTGAGTGCATTAAAGCCCAGGTTAGAGCTCTGCGTGACGAGTGGGTGTCAGTCTGACGTACTAGCTCACCCATTACGCCGCGTCACAGTCGTCTTTATACGCTCCCACAGTGCTTCACGAGCTTCAGTTAGCGACTTTTCCTCCGGCCGATCTTCCGTTACCAATGCATAAACCTCTTGAATCTCACCGGCAGCTGAAGCGAGATCGCTTTTCCACCTGGATAGTGTCTGCACCTTATGATTGGTCAGTGCCATAAAATCAGCATTTTGCGCGCGAATTTTTTCGTAGTCATCCTTAGATATAACATCCTGAGGGGAGGTAAACACCTCATCAAAATCAACATACAAAGATGAGTTCTTCAAGCGATTTGACTCTTGATGAAACTCTTCCTGAACCACCTTAAATGCGCCAACTGCTGCGGCAACATCATTATTTTCTTCTGCAACTTTCTCAGCCTCCGAACGAGGAAGAAAGTACGCATTCATTTTATTTTTCCCCTCGTGCCGCCGAAACGCCTTAGAAAGCGATTTTATATTCACCCTATTACCAACTAAACACGAGCAAACTGCAGCACACAACATCTCTATTTTTCCGCACTCTTCAAGTGATATCTGATGTAACAAATACCCTCGAGAAAATGCCTTTACATCAGCCAAAACGCCTGCCTCATAAAACAGCCGGTCAGCATTCTCAAATACGCTCAAAGTGCCATCAATAAGAATAACTGCAAAAGCTTCCTGCTCAGATGTAATCGCCATTTCTACCATATGCTCCTTGTCCAAAAAACTCATCGCGCGAAAAGTAGTGGAGTTTAACCAATACTCTCAGGCCGTACACCATGACTAAGGGTCTGTCCTCATACCTCAAATCTGAACACACCGCGCGTAAACGCGATACGAGCAGAATTGCTCACATCCGGCTAACGCGGTCAGGTTCGAGGGAGTCGCCACAGTGCTAGCCAACCTGCTTTGCTCAGATCTCAAATTTGACCCTTCTGGATTTCAAATCCGAAAGTGGAAAACCCACCCTTCACCGATATTAGAATTTCATGGGGTGGAATGAGGAAATCTTCTATGCCAAGCCGGTTTCTCTTTCATAGTGCTTACAAAATGATCAATGACCGCTTTGGCTGCAAAATGAGGCGCAGGAGCTAGGATAATTGCTTTCCAAATGCTGTCTATCTCAACTCCCGAAGAGCGTCGATCTTCGGTTTTCATGTGAATAATGCGATCTCGAACACTCTTTAGTTGCTTGTATCCCTGCCAGCACCGAGCCCCCTTGGGTGAAGAGCACTTCAGGACCTCAGGCAAAACTATAGTCAGCTTTTCATCAATGGGTGTGTGACGCTCAACAGTTTTCTTATTTACCGCTTCAAGCACAACCTCACTTCGACGGTGACGTGCATAGAAATAATCTGCAGGAATAGTTTCGTTAACGAACGCCTCAAGCGCCGTGAAGGACAAGACAATCGACTCAATCATTTTCTCAATGTAATCAAAGGCCTCCTCATCTGAGGGGAAACTGACCTCTGAATGAAGGGTTTTATCAATGCCACTTCGCTCACGAATTTCGCGTGCGGCAATAAACGCTGTGGCCGCCGAATTGAGTAGCAGAGCTGAGGCATTGGGTAGAGGGATTGTCAGTTGTTTCTTCTTCGTCATTTGAATCACTGACGAGAGAGTGACTCGTGTCCCCGCGGGTGAAAAGGTACCGGTCCATGGCGAGGTGAAATCCTGCGTTAGATGGGTGATTAGCTGGAGTCTCCAATCATCACCATTCGAAATCTGTGCTTTATCGGAAGGCTTCATAGGCACTCGGAAAGTGGTCAAATTCAGTTTGCAAGTATGGCTGAAGCTACGCCTGACAGCAGGCCGGAACAGGCCTATTTAATGGTGATCCTAGCTCACCTTTGAGCCTCCAGGCCGAAGTGATTTTGCCTCACTTCGCTTTGCGATGAAGCGCTGAGGATTTCTCGGTAGTTCGAAACCCCGCCGGGGGAAGATGTGCTCAAAACTGAGCGCATCGAGTACGCGACACGTTTTCATAATTCGCAAAACGTGTCGCGACACCTGCCATTCCGAAATGGGATGGCAGGTCCAGCCCCCACTGGGGGCTGGATACGTCAACTCCCCCCATTGGGGAGAGTTCCTCAAATTGAGGAAAAGTCCCATCACTCTAATTTCCCAACCTGCATTGCAGGATGAATGACTGGGCTGAAAACTCAGCCGCGTATCACTTTGGATTCCGGCTACTTACTGCAACAAAATCCCTCCCCTTCTCGCCCGGCAAAACCACTATTTCAGTCCCATTCAGTCCCATTCCGTGTATCACCTGAGGTGCACCCAAAAAATACTGGATATAAGATCAGATCATGCCTAATGTGGGTTTGAAGCTATTCAAATCCACTCGAGGCCATCCCATGAACACAGCCAAGACCGCTCGAGGTCGACAACACAAACCGACTCGCTCAGAGGTAGCCGCGGCGTGGGGTCGCCTGCGCGACGCTGCCAGCGAAGGAAGCATCCAGGCATCCGCCCTACTCATCGCGCTTGCGGAAAACAAACCGGTCATAGCCATGGAATCGCCCGCCGCATGACTGAGCGCGACAAGAGCGGGAAATGGAAGCCCGGGCAGTCAGGCAACCCAGGTGGGCGCTCCGGGCAAACACAGGAACTTCGCGCTCGACTTGCCGAGGGTGCGGACGCAGTTACAAAGAAGGTGCTCGCGGCTGCTAAGAAGGGCGATATGCAAGCCTGCCGACTGATCCTTGAACGCCTTGTCCCTCCAATCAAACCGACCTCCGAGCCGGTGCAATTTGAACTGGACGATACGGACCTACCGAGCGCAGCCAAATCAATCATGCGTGCAGTTGCCGGCGGACAACTCGCGCCCGACCAAGGCAAGTCACTCATTGAAGGCTTGGGCGCCGTCGCCCGAGTGATCGAGGTTGCCGAGCTTCAAAAGGCCGTCGAAGAACTCCGAACGCAAATGGAGGGAATGCAGCAATGAGCATCAAGTCATTGAAAGCAGAACTGCAAAGGATCGCCCAAAAGATCGGTGCCGCAGATGAAACAGTGCTGCTGATTGTGCTCGCGGTGATCCGAGCAAATACCAGAGAGATCCAAGCGGAAGAAGACTTCCCGAAAACCGCTGGGCACCAAGTCGACTATCGAATTCAGGGGCGGAACGTATCGCTTTTTTTCCCCTTCGCAGAGATGGATAGCGACCAGGGTGAGCAAATGGCGAAAGCCATCATTCTTCACACTCGACAAATTGAGCGCGCCGGCCGGACAGCTCAAGTGGGCATTCTCGATATGCGCGTCGCCCCCGAGGAAGGGGCTTGGATCGTTACGTGGCCTCCTGAAGGGGTCACTGTTGAGCAACACGCTGCAGAGCAATACCAGCGGATCGTGGAGGCACGCAATGAACATCCGTAACCAAATCGCCCGCCTGAAGCAGACCGCCGGCGACTCCCAGTTTAGTAGCGACGTTCGGCAGATCAGTCAGCTGATGGACGAGTTGAGCGCCGAAGCCGTCGGCGGCGCCGCTGTTGGGGAAACGTCTCTCCTCGAAATTCTCAACGCCTCTACGTGCTCCTACCGCCCGACTCCAATCCCAAACAATCCAAAGGTAACGCAATGAAAATCGGCAAACGCTCAGTTCTCAAGGTCGGCTTGGCCAACCTCCACTACTCCGAATACGAGCACTCCCGCATTGAGTCTCACACGTTCTCTATCCAGCGTCCGGACGGGACCAAAGGAGTATGGCAAGCCGGCGGCTTGATGAAGTCCGCTCGCCAGCTTCAAACACTGGCGCTGGAGACCTTCAAAGACTTCGGCGAAGAGATCGTCTCGATCCGAGAAAACAAAGATTTCAACTCGTCCGCGATCGAGCGCTTGAGCAAAGAAAAAATCGCAGGCGTGACAGACACCCTCCTTCCCGCGATGCAGTCGGTCGCGAAGGATATGCTCACCCTGGCCCAAACCGTCACCCAAGGCTTCTCTCCTGTCACTCCGCGCGCGAGTAGCGATATCGCAGGCTTTCTCGCAGACCAAGAACTGAGAGCCCTTGTGCGAAGCCTCAGTCCGGAAGAACGCCGCAACCTCATGTCAGAAGCGCGCCAGGGTGGTCACCCCGATATCGTCGAAGCAGTGCTAAGAGCAAATCCGATGCTCTCTGGCCTCAACTCTGAAGCAGCAGCGAGCCTTTCCCGGGCGGGCATCGCCGCCTCTCGCGCAGACGATATTGACGCTCTTCGCCAAATGCTAGCCGTCTACGACGATGTGCTCGCCACCACTTCGCAGGTCGGGGTGTCGCTCAGCGGGATGATTGCCAACTCGACAGGCTACGCAGGTCGATTCGAAAAATGGCGATCGGGGTGTGACGGCTCGGAAGCGTTGCGCGCTTGGCTGGAAAAGATCCCAGCTCGAGGCAAGCCAAAAGCCGCAGAAGAAGAAACCGAAGCCGCGTAATCGGTTCGGCGTGCGGCCGTCAAACAGGAGCAAATACCTTGACCACCTACCAACAGTGCTTCGCCGAGGCGTGCAAGACAACTTGCTTTGCGTCCTACCCACTCAAACAAGGTCCTGACTCCGGCTACGTGGTGTGGGATGTCCAGCACGTCCGCGACGGCCAGAAGGTGACCATTGACGGGCCGTTCTTCACCGAGGATGAAGCCCGGGTATCGGCCGATCTTCTGCGCGGCACCTACCGCGGTGCAAGGGCCTACCAGGGGATCTATGACCGGATCTGGAACTACGACCCACGCCACGAACTGGTGACTGTCGACCAGGCACATATGTCGCGCTCGCTGCTCGCCATCCGACTGGGTGTTTCGGTACCCAACAACAGCGCCCAGGGCGCCAAGGAGTAAACCATGGCTATGACCACCAACTACGGAACCAAAACCCGAATCCTGCTGAGCGGATCGGCCGGCAAGCTGTTCGGGCGTGAACACATTTACGAACTCTCCACCGGCGACACGCGGGAAGCTGTGAAAGCGATCGACGTCAATCACCCTGGGTTTGCGAAGTACCTCGCAGATGCCAAACGGAAAGGTCTCGAATTCGCAGTGTTTCGGAACCGCAAGAACATCGGCGAGCGCGAGCTGAAGATGGGTGGCGCTCAGGAGATCCGGATCGTCCCGGTAATCGCTGGGAGCAAGCGTGCAGGTCTATTTCAAACTGTACTTGGCGTGGTTCTGATCGCCATGAGCTCTGTAACGAACGGCGCGACCTTAGCACCAGGTATTGCACTCGCCGCCGGCGGCGTCATTCAGATGCTCAGCCCACAAGCCACCGGCCTGAAGCAGAGCGCATCCCCGGAAAACGCGCCGTCATACGCCTTCGGCAGCGCCAAGAACACCACGGCCAGCGGCAACCCGGTGCCGATTTGCATCGGCGTGCGCCGATGGGGCGGCATCATCATTTCGGCGTCGATCCATGCTGAAGACAGGTTCTAGCCAACCTGATACCAACCAAAAAATGACTATTAATGACCTAAAAGCCCACCAAATGGCGGGCTAAATAGAAAAATCAATGGCACGATCTAAAATACATCACTACCAGCAAAGCTACGATAACAAGATAGAAGGGGCCCACCGAAGAGCTTCTCGCAATTTTAAAAAAAGATTCTACCCTTCCCTTATAAATTGAAGAATCCATATTAAAATCTATAGAACCAGAGGCCTTCTGCGAAACTTCTTTATAAAGCTCACGATAAAGCCGTTCCTGCATCAAATAATAACTATCCAACCACCAGAACAACATAACCGGCACCAAAACAACCAACATATATGCAAAGGTTATTTTATCAGCAGCGATAGCTAATAGCGCCGCAATAAGGGCGATCGTCCATCCCTTTACAAGAAATGAATTTGCAGCCATTCGATTGACCACACCTTGTATAAATGTGAGGTGTGCAATTTTCTCATCCATAAATAGCCCCCTCTTTTTTAACTCCGTAAAGGAAATCAAGAGGATACTTTGGAGCTTCGCGCCGTTGATATTCAAGCCAGCTTGAGAGTGTTGAATTATTTATATGCTGCAAATGAGATAAATCAACATCATAGTGGATGCGCAAGCTCTTCTCGAAGCTCTCCAAACCGGCGCTATCCATTGCTTCGCCAATCATACGGCGATGCTCACGAAGCTCCTTCTTTCTCAGAAGCTTAGTCATTGCAATTTCAGAAAAAATCCAAGGCGACTCAGTTGTGCCTGAACCTTTTATAGACTCATCAATCTTTATTGAGTTTGGAGTATTAACGAAGAACACGCACTCGCAAGAGTCCATTGTCTTTGTCAGTGCAGTGGACAGCATCATATGGACGTGACTAGTAGATTTATTGCGATCATCGTAATTATAGATTTTTCGCTCTTTATCGTAGCAATACTCGTCATCAATCATCTTTAAAAGATCAGCCGAATACCCCCATATTGACGAGTCAATAAAGCAGCTCAATCCAAATTGCTTATGAAGCCAGCCTGACAAAGCTATAATAGCTGGTTCATCCTTATGTGAATGAGAAAGAAAAACATCAGCTTTGACTGGAGGAAACCATTCAGCAACAATTTTTTCAGCCCAAAGTCCGCCATCAGGCTTCTTAAAAGAGTCTAGCTTATTTTTTACCAATCTCTTGTGCGCATCGTGCAAAATTTTTCCGTCTGTATAAAAATCTTGGCAAAAACCTAGATCGACGCTCAAATCAAAACCGGCATACATCATTAACTCCCTATAATAACGAAACACCTTTTACATTTAACCCGTTTGGCATTATCTAGCTGAAAAACGGGGCGAGGCTCATCGTAGCATAAAGCCATGCCCGAGCTGATACGCGCAAATTCACGTTTATTTGCGCATTCGGCTTGATAAGTGACACTCATAGTGCAACAGTATTAGTAGAACACCTTAACTGATACGGGCAGCACATCATGTTCATCCGCGCATACCTCCGAGCATCGACCGAAGAGCAGGACGCCGGCCGAGCCCGGGCCTCACTTGAGCAATTCGCCACCGACCACAACAAGGTGATCGCGAGCATTTACCTGGAGAACGCCAGCGGGGCCTCGGCAGATCGGCCTGAGCTATTGCGCCTGCTCAAAGATTCGCGCAAGGGTGACGTGTTGCTGGTGGAGTCGATAGACCGCCTCTCACGTCTTCCTGTAGAGGATTGGCAGAAACTTAAGGCTGCGATCGACTCAAAGGGTTTGCGCATTGTCGCGCTCGACCTACCGACTAGTCACCAGGGAATGCAGGACACGAAGGGGGACGAATTCACCGGCCGGATGTTGGGCGCAATCAATTCGATGTTGGTAGAGATGATGGCGGCGATCGCTCGAAAGGATTACGAGCAGCGTCGCGAACGCCAAGCCCAGGGGATCGAAAAGGCTAAACTAGCCGGCAAATACCAAGGGCGGCCGGTCGATATGGATCTACACAAACGGGTCAGGGAGCTACTTAATGCCGGCATAGGCATTCGCGCGACAGCGCGCCATGCAAATTGCTCCACAACTACTGTGCTAAGGATTAGAGACAGCCTCTAAAAATCCTTAATTACTTCGCGATATCGGAAGTAGCTGCGGAACGCTTGAACACCGACAGCGGCGGAAAGAACGGCAATTGTTCCGGTCGCCAGAATGAGTATAAGGCGCCCCTCCTCCGAGCTCAGCAGATCTCCCGATCCGAAAAATACACGGCTGGCAACTACAGATACGGCCAGTGAGGCAGCGACTCCCATGGCCGTAACAGACATCCAACTGGACGGTCCTACCTTATCTGCCATGCTTACTAACAGCCCCTCATTCTTGGCAATCTCCCCAATCATACCAAGGACATGAAGGCTTTTTTCCACTTGTTCTTTGTGCTCTTCCGGCACAACCTCGAGAACACCACTGATGATTTGAGCGGTATCAGCCTTCATCTTTTCCCAAGTTAATGGCTCTAGCTCTGATTTGACCTTAGTGATCAGCTCATCAATCTTGGTCGAATACTCAGTTTTTTGAGGAATATTAAGATGACGGCTTCTCTGGAGCCGCAAAGCCACGTCTTGAAGAAGAGTGACGGGTGTGCAAGAGGGGCGCAGGAGCACGGTGTGGAAGCGCTCTGAAGCTTGGATTAGGTTATCTATCAGAGATCGAGACAGATCTTGCTTGTTGATGATGTAGCTCTCAACAACGTCTAGAAGCTCGACCGTCGCGTGCTTGGTCCTCTCAGAAGAGGCTGAAACCGAATTGTTCTGCTGAAGTCGGTAAAAAAGGTAAGAGCCGCCGAAGCCGATAAAAATGGAAGCGATCGATATCCAGTTGCTGATTAAGAAATCAATCACGACACAATCCTTTGCATTCAGTTCGAGCAATGGTTATCGGGTAGCATTTCCAGCTTTCTGCACCCACCCTGCACCCATACGACAGAAACCTGGTTGAGGAAAAAGCCTGAAAGCCTTTTAAAATATGGTGTCCCAGGGCAGGTTCGAACTGCCAACCTTCCCCTTAGGAGGGGGATGCTCTATCCAATTGAGCTACTGGGACACAGGACTGCCGGTGCGACAGACGGCGTGCATGTTAACGGCCGGGCCCTGATTTGTCATGTCGTCCGCAGGGCTTTTTAAGTGTAGGCAGGCGCCTCGCAAAGCCGTGGGACGTTTTGTCGTGCAATTTGCATCACCGCAAAAAAGCCATCATTGCAGAATGCAACCCACGCCTCTCTGGAAACCCTTCCAAATGCTTGTTTTTAAAGGACTTAACAGCGGTTAGACTATTGGCACGACGGCTGCTTCAGGTTCTTGCAAAAGAACAAACGGAGCATTGCCTCATGAACCGCTTCCTCTTGCTCGCAAACGCAGTTGCCCTGACGGTTCTGGTGGGTTTTCATTTCATCCCCCAGCACAACGAGGACGTGGCCCAGCGTATGCCCCATTACCTGCAGGTGCAGAAGGCGCCGCAATGGGCGGTGTTGAACGACCAGCATGGTTTTACCGCGCAAGACGTCAGCGAGCCAGATCAGGCACCGACGACACAGATGCCTGAACGCCTGGTGTTTTGAATCATTTTCCGGAGTACCGCATG includes the following:
- a CDS encoding GIY-YIG nuclease family protein, translated to MTPGYIYVLQNELFGPYVVKIGLTTLEPDARALQLYNGSSGVPTPFDVLTAYSVGDCKQAETQIHKRLRAFRVNGRREFFRTSPSVAASLAYETCAKINDSLGLTSPKPYVIKVRSPKNKKHEIDAIERRISVPEDNQETIGIELKKIKSSPIGTSSISPEQADRIKIIAMLLSKIFPSKVEEWLEDFTRDLDPEREICIWEQITKSYLTIDEIEIASDDLKQEAFALLLHRSTSPTTEVLAEAELKHFNRKSAKRLLQSYELKPKPLVVVKRANQIA
- a CDS encoding DUF4145 domain-containing protein, yielding MTALFGKRFNELEQQWIELKKNTVMRRNGFTDRMEPYLSPDVVLNWGVKARSLIERTCGENSSHLQTFNKAEEHSSYDSNVDRLTRMSAVFLAAKEDYEGGYLNSLRNLVQADVFTNELEQAEELLKSGYATAAAVIAGVVLETTLRDLCTNHELEHGSLNKMNDDLAKAGAYNASQKKRITALAAIRNSAAHGKPEEFTAADVRGMIDDVERFLATTLQ
- a CDS encoding AbiV family abortive infection protein, encoding MAITSEQEAFAVILIDGTLSVFENADRLFYEAGVLADVKAFSRGYLLHQISLEECGKIEMLCAAVCSCLVGNRVNIKSLSKAFRRHEGKNKMNAYFLPRSEAEKVAEENNDVAAAVGAFKVVQEEFHQESNRLKNSSLYVDFDEVFTSPQDVISKDDYEKIRAQNADFMALTNHKVQTLSRWKSDLASAAGEIQEVYALVTEDRPEEKSLTEAREALWERIKTTVTRRNG
- a CDS encoding DUF5681 domain-containing protein, producing the protein MTERDKSGKWKPGQSGNPGGRSGQTQELRARLAEGADAVTKKVLAAAKKGDMQACRLILERLVPPIKPTSEPVQFELDDTDLPSAAKSIMRAVAGGQLAPDQGKSLIEGLGAVARVIEVAELQKAVEELRTQMEGMQQ
- a CDS encoding tail assembly protein; its protein translation is MAMTTNYGTKTRILLSGSAGKLFGREHIYELSTGDTREAVKAIDVNHPGFAKYLADAKRKGLEFAVFRNRKNIGERELKMGGAQEIRIVPVIAGSKRAGLFQTVLGVVLIAMSSVTNGATLAPGIALAAGGVIQMLSPQATGLKQSASPENAPSYAFGSAKNTTASGNPVPICIGVRRWGGIIISASIHAEDRF
- a CDS encoding recombinase family protein, with protein sequence MFIRAYLRASTEEQDAGRARASLEQFATDHNKVIASIYLENASGASADRPELLRLLKDSRKGDVLLVESIDRLSRLPVEDWQKLKAAIDSKGLRIVALDLPTSHQGMQDTKGDEFTGRMLGAINSMLVEMMAAIARKDYEQRRERQAQGIEKAKLAGKYQGRPVDMDLHKRVRELLNAGIGIRATARHANCSTTTVLRIRDSL